GCGTCTTTACTCCTTCGCTTTTTATCGGCGGCATGCTCGGCGGCTCCGTCGGCGTCGTCGCACAGCATTTCTTTCCCGAGCTGCAGATCTCAGTCGTTTCGTTTATTATGGTGGGCATGGGCGGATTCTTTATCGGCGTGGCGCACGCTCCGATTGCCGGCATGGTGATGGTATGCGACATGGTGGGGAATTATACGCTTCTTCCGGCCCTGATGATCGTATCGGTGCTCTCGACCGTCATCTCGCGGTTTTCTATCTATGAGGGGCAGGTCGAGAACCGCTTTCATTCGCCGGCTCATTACTGGGATATGAATCTCAATCTGCTCTCGCAGATGAAGATCGCCAGCTTTACGAATCTGCTGCGGCATATAACCCTGGTCGAGCCGAGACGCCTCGTTCACGAGGTCGAGCAGGATGCCCTTGAACTGAAGGCCACCGACTTCGTCGTCGTGGGCAAAGGCGGCGCTTACGAGGGCATCTGCTCTCTGCGCCATTTCAGGCATACTCCAGAAACCGAAGAGCTGCGAACTCTGCTCACCGTCGCAGACGTTGCGCGTGAGGTTCGTCCGCTCAGGTTAACCGATACGTTCAGCGACGCCTTGCAGGTTATGATGGAAAACGAGATCGATAAGGCCGCCGTCGTCGGCGATCGCGACGAAGTTCTCGGTTATCTGCGCTTCGTCGACATTATGAAAGCCTACAATCAGCGCGTGAGGTAAGCTGTGAATATGGAACCCAATGGAATTCTTCCTGTCGTGTTAACCATCGCCGGATCAGACTCGGGCGGTGGCGCCGGTATTCAAGCTGATCTGAAAACATTTCAAGCCTTTCGGTGCTTCGGTACGAGCGTGATTACGGCCATCACGGCTCAGAATACGAAGGGGGTGACGGCCGTTCAGGGCATCGATGCCGACGTGGTCGCCGCGCAGCTTGAGGCCGTTCTCGACGATTTTCCCGTCAAAGCCGCGAAGACCGGCATGTTGTTTTCAGCGCCGATTATCAAGGCGATCAAGCGCGTCTGGCAGAAGCATACGGAGCGCATTCCGCTGGTTGTTGATCCCGTTATGGTCGCATCAACGGGCGCCCGGCTGCTCGAACCCGAGGCCGAGACGGCGTTAACCGATTTCTTGAAGCTGGCGCGCCTGATCACGCCGAACCTTCCGGAGACCGAATGCCTTCTCGGGCATACGATCAGCGGTGAATCGGGTATGAAAGAAGCGGCGCTGGAGCTCTATGACCGTTTTGGATCGTCCGTACTTGTTAAGGGTGGTCATCGCCTCGGCCTTGATGGTCGGGTGCTCGACGTGCTTTATGACGGCACAAAGTTCCTGACATTCACCTCAGAACGCTTGCCCGAGAAAAATACGCACGGAACGGGCTGCACGTTAAGCGCCGCCATTGCCGCCAATCTCGCCCTCGGCCTCGGCCTTCAAGAGGCGGTCGCCGGCGCTCGCGATTACCTGGTGGGGGCCATTAAGAATGCGCCGGGTCTTGGCGAGGGCTATGGCCCGCTCAATCATCTATGGCGAGATCTATAAGGGCATATCGTTTCATCACGGTCTTTTTCTTTCTCGCTCTTATCGGATGCGAGCAGAAAGTACCTACGGCTGCGGAGCCTCCGCACGCGAAGAGGTGGGGATACGTGATTCCGGAATCCTTTCTTGCATCGGATATCGAAAACCGTCTCTCTGCCTATGAGGTTCTCTGTATCGGCGTCTATCGCTTGAATGCAAGAGGCGAGCTCTATAAAACTCCGTCATTGTCGAAAGGCCAGCGGCAGATGCTTGTGCGGTTACAGAAGAAACGCCCTCTCTATCCGCTTGTCTCGTTGCGAAATGCACGGGAAGGTGCCCGCATGCTTGATGATCCGAGCATTGCGAAAAAGGCCGCCGCTGCTCTCGTAGCGCTCTTGAAACGAGAAGGCTATGATGGGCTTCATATCGATTTTGAGTATCTGACGGGGCGACACAGTAACGCCTTCGGATCCTTCTTGAGAATGCTCAAAGAGGATCCAGCCATGCGCGAAAGGACGTTAAGCATCGCCGCTTTTCCACCCCTGCACGGCAAACCGGAAGAGGCGGCCTTTTATGATCTGACTGTGCTGGCGCCCATTGTCGATGAGATCGTTTATATGACATATGATTATCACGTTCAGAAGCCCGGACCTGTAACGCACCTTTACTGGGTGCGGCAGAATCTTGATATCGTGCGGAAGTCCTTTCCAATGAAAAAGGTATGGCTCGGAGTACCTTCGTACGGCTATGAATGGAAAGGCCCTGGACGACCGCGAGCCGTCAGTGAGGCAGAAGGTCACAGACAGTGCGAGAAGTATGGCTGTGAGCGCCATGACTCCGGCATGTTGCGCGTGAAGCGAGAGGACCGCACCGTTTATTTTTCGGATGCAGAGCTGCGACAGAACATGGCCACGATTGCCGCGCAGTATCAGACGCTCGGCACGGCTACATGGCGAGTCGGATTCGAGCAATGAGCATGAACCGGATTGAACAAGAGCTGTATCG
This region of Leptonema illini DSM 21528 genomic DNA includes:
- the thiD gene encoding bifunctional hydroxymethylpyrimidine kinase/phosphomethylpyrimidine kinase translates to MEPNGILPVVLTIAGSDSGGGAGIQADLKTFQAFRCFGTSVITAITAQNTKGVTAVQGIDADVVAAQLEAVLDDFPVKAAKTGMLFSAPIIKAIKRVWQKHTERIPLVVDPVMVASTGARLLEPEAETALTDFLKLARLITPNLPETECLLGHTISGESGMKEAALELYDRFGSSVLVKGGHRLGLDGRVLDVLYDGTKFLTFTSERLPEKNTHGTGCTLSAAIAANLALGLGLQEAVAGARDYLVGAIKNAPGLGEGYGPLNHLWRDL
- a CDS encoding glycosyl hydrolase family 18 protein, which encodes MIPESFLASDIENRLSAYEVLCIGVYRLNARGELYKTPSLSKGQRQMLVRLQKKRPLYPLVSLRNAREGARMLDDPSIAKKAAAALVALLKREGYDGLHIDFEYLTGRHSNAFGSFLRMLKEDPAMRERTLSIAAFPPLHGKPEEAAFYDLTVLAPIVDEIVYMTYDYHVQKPGPVTHLYWVRQNLDIVRKSFPMKKVWLGVPSYGYEWKGPGRPRAVSEAEGHRQCEKYGCERHDSGMLRVKREDRTVYFSDAELRQNMATIAAQYQTLGTATWRVGFEQ